A single window of Kitasatospora sp. HUAS MG31 DNA harbors:
- a CDS encoding GAP family protein: MVLDLLVIGTAITLGPLHNSAFILLLSSQRGVHKGLAFLLSWLANLVAVIACVMLLTGGSPPPHHTAPSTAATAAKLGFGVGLVLFGAWKRRRPPRPKHPPSWTGRVDGLSLVTSAGLAWLFQPWALVGAGAATVVDADLSSTDDWLWLTGYCLLATLSLIVMEMYTVWAPTAAGARLTALRTWLEGHQDQLIVTLALLAGLWLTARSIYQLVA, encoded by the coding sequence ATGGTCCTCGACCTGCTGGTGATCGGAACGGCCATCACCCTCGGGCCCCTGCACAACAGCGCCTTCATCCTGCTGCTCTCCTCGCAGCGCGGCGTCCACAAGGGCCTGGCGTTCCTGCTCTCCTGGCTCGCCAACCTGGTCGCGGTGATCGCCTGCGTGATGCTGCTCACCGGCGGATCGCCGCCGCCCCACCACACCGCCCCCTCGACCGCCGCGACCGCCGCCAAGCTCGGCTTCGGCGTCGGCCTGGTGCTGTTCGGCGCCTGGAAGCGGCGCCGACCGCCCAGGCCGAAGCACCCGCCGAGCTGGACCGGCCGGGTCGACGGCCTCTCCCTCGTCACCTCCGCCGGCCTCGCCTGGCTGTTCCAGCCCTGGGCCCTGGTCGGCGCCGGAGCCGCCACCGTCGTCGACGCCGACCTCTCCTCCACCGACGACTGGCTCTGGCTGACCGGCTACTGCCTGCTGGCCACGCTCAGCCTCATCGTCATGGAGATGTACACCGTCTGGGCACCCACCGCGGCCGGCGCCCGGCTGACCGCCCTGCGGACCTGGCTGGAGGGGCACCAGGACCAGCTGATCGTCACCCTCGCGCTGCTCGCCGGCCTCTGGCTGACCGCCCGGAGCATCTACCAGCTGGTCGCCTGA
- a CDS encoding HU family DNA-binding protein, whose product MNKGQLVEAVADQLGSRAAAEEAVDAVLDAMVRAVVSGERVQVTGFGTLEKVERAGRYARNPQTGERVRVKKTTVPRFRPGQGFKDLVSGAKKMPRGGSSVAKAPKGSLTPGAAPAKKTAAKRTAATTAAARKTAAKRATATESTATKAAARKTTTAKKATATRKTAATPVKATAATRKTAAAKKTAPIPMKAAATTKATAKKTATKKTAAKKSAAPAKKTTTTARKRTAPGAGSKAATPGR is encoded by the coding sequence ATGAACAAGGGACAGCTGGTTGAAGCCGTGGCGGACCAACTCGGCAGCCGGGCCGCCGCCGAGGAGGCCGTGGACGCGGTGCTCGACGCGATGGTGCGTGCCGTCGTGTCCGGGGAGCGTGTGCAGGTGACCGGGTTCGGGACCCTGGAGAAGGTCGAGCGGGCCGGCCGGTACGCCCGCAACCCGCAGACCGGGGAGCGGGTCCGCGTCAAGAAGACCACGGTGCCGCGGTTCCGCCCCGGGCAGGGGTTCAAGGACCTGGTCTCCGGCGCCAAGAAGATGCCGCGCGGCGGCTCCTCCGTCGCCAAGGCCCCGAAGGGCTCGCTCACCCCGGGCGCCGCCCCGGCGAAGAAGACGGCGGCCAAGCGCACCGCCGCCACCACCGCGGCCGCCAGGAAGACCGCGGCGAAGCGGGCCACGGCGACCGAGTCCACCGCGACGAAGGCGGCGGCCAGGAAGACCACCACCGCCAAGAAGGCCACCGCGACGAGGAAGACCGCCGCCACCCCGGTCAAGGCCACGGCCGCCACCAGGAAGACCGCGGCGGCGAAGAAGACGGCCCCGATCCCGATGAAGGCCGCGGCCACCACCAAGGCCACCGCGAAGAAGACCGCCACCAAGAAGACCGCGGCGAAGAAGTCCGCCGCACCGGCGAAGAAGACCACCACCACCGCCCGGAAGCGGACGGCTCCCGGCGCGGGCAGCAAGGCCGCGACGCCGGGCCGTTGA
- the ctaD gene encoding cytochrome c oxidase subunit I — protein sequence MEAKEATIEVERRRPGASVVRLLTTTDHKTIGTMYLVSAFGFFLIGGVLALVMRAELARPGTQILSNEQFNQAFTMHGSIMLLLFAMPLFTGFANWIMPLQIGAPDVAFPRLNMLAYWLFLFGSLIAAAGFATPGGAADFGWFLYAPLSDAVHSPGVGADMWIMGVTLSGFGSILGAVNFITTVICMRAPGLTMFRMSIFCWNVLLTAILVLMVFPVLAAALLALESDRKFGSHVFDSASGGAMLWQHLFWFFGHPEVYILALPFFGIVSEVVPVFSRKPMFGYSGLIAATIAIAGLSVTVWAHHMYVTGQVLLPFFSFMTFLIAVPTGVKFFNWVGTMWKGSLSFETPMLWTTGFLVTFLFGGLTGVLLAAPPIDFHVSDSYFVVAHFHYTLFGTVVYAMFAGFHFWWPKMTGRMLDERLGKICFWTLTVGFHGTFLVQHWLGAEGMPRRYADYLASDGFTTLNMVSTIASFLLGLSILPFLYNVWKTARYGEKVTVDDPWGWGRSLEWATSCPPPRHNFTSLPRIRSESPAFDLHHPDIAALDHLENHGEPAPHLAGVIPAQYGRPLTGKRGGAEDV from the coding sequence ATCGAGGCGAAGGAAGCGACCATCGAGGTCGAACGGAGGCGGCCCGGGGCCTCGGTGGTGAGGTTGCTGACGACCACCGACCACAAGACGATCGGGACGATGTACCTCGTCTCGGCGTTCGGGTTCTTCCTGATAGGCGGCGTCCTCGCCCTGGTGATGCGCGCCGAGTTGGCCCGTCCGGGGACGCAGATCCTCTCGAACGAGCAGTTCAACCAGGCGTTCACCATGCACGGCTCGATCATGCTGCTGCTGTTCGCCATGCCGCTGTTCACCGGCTTCGCCAACTGGATCATGCCGCTGCAGATCGGCGCCCCCGACGTCGCCTTCCCTCGGCTGAACATGCTGGCCTACTGGCTGTTCCTGTTCGGCTCGCTGATCGCCGCGGCGGGCTTCGCCACCCCCGGCGGCGCCGCCGACTTCGGCTGGTTCCTGTACGCGCCGCTCTCCGACGCCGTGCACTCGCCGGGCGTCGGCGCCGACATGTGGATCATGGGCGTGACGCTCTCCGGCTTCGGCTCCATCCTCGGCGCCGTCAACTTCATCACCACCGTCATCTGCATGCGCGCCCCGGGCCTGACCATGTTCCGGATGTCGATCTTCTGCTGGAACGTGCTGCTCACCGCGATCCTCGTGCTGATGGTCTTCCCGGTCCTGGCCGCCGCGCTGCTCGCCCTGGAGTCCGACCGCAAGTTCGGCTCGCACGTCTTCGACTCCGCGAGCGGCGGCGCGATGCTCTGGCAGCACCTGTTCTGGTTCTTCGGCCACCCCGAGGTGTACATCCTGGCGCTGCCGTTCTTCGGCATCGTCTCCGAGGTCGTCCCGGTCTTCAGCCGCAAGCCGATGTTCGGCTACTCCGGCCTGATCGCCGCCACCATCGCCATCGCCGGCCTCTCGGTCACCGTCTGGGCCCACCACATGTACGTCACCGGGCAGGTGCTGCTGCCCTTCTTCTCCTTCATGACCTTCCTGATCGCCGTCCCGACCGGCGTCAAGTTCTTCAACTGGGTCGGCACCATGTGGAAGGGCTCCCTGAGCTTCGAGACCCCGATGCTCTGGACCACCGGCTTCCTGGTCACGTTCCTCTTCGGCGGCCTCACCGGCGTGCTGCTCGCCGCCCCGCCGATCGACTTCCACGTCTCCGACTCGTACTTCGTCGTCGCCCACTTCCACTACACCCTGTTCGGGACGGTGGTGTACGCGATGTTCGCCGGCTTCCACTTCTGGTGGCCCAAGATGACCGGCAGGATGCTGGACGAGCGCCTCGGCAAGATCTGCTTCTGGACCCTCACCGTGGGCTTCCACGGCACCTTCCTGGTCCAGCACTGGCTCGGCGCCGAGGGCATGCCCCGCCGCTACGCCGACTACCTGGCCTCCGACGGCTTCACCACCCTCAACATGGTCTCGACCATCGCCTCCTTCCTGCTGGGCCTGTCGATCCTGCCGTTCCTCTACAACGTCTGGAAGACCGCCCGCTACGGCGAGAAGGTCACCGTGGACGACCCCTGGGGCTGGGGCCGCTCGCTGGAGTGGGCCACCTCCTGCCCACCGCCGCGGCACAACTTCACCTCGCTGCCGCGGATCCGCTCCGAATCACCGGCCTTCGACCTGCACCACCCGGACATCGCCGCCCTCGACCACCTGGAGAACCACGGCGAGCCGGCCCCGCACCTGGCCGGGGTGATCCCCGCGCAGTACGGCCGGCCGCTGACCGGCAAGCGCGGGGGCGCGGAGGACGTCTGA
- a CDS encoding MFS transporter: MTAAAAAAGTAGAGRRPPELPEQRRVLAVLAVSQTLSGAGLAAGITVGALLAGEMLGSTGLAGVPSALFTGGSVLGALAIGRLCQRWGRRPGLTAGYAAGAVGSVGVVVAVTADHVPLLLVSLLVYGAGTATNLQARYAGADLASPERRGRAVSLVLLATTLGAVVGPNLVTVSGRVAEHGGVPRLAGPFLLAALAYGLAAVVLGSLLRPDPLRLARARAAALPLDGRRDGSAAGLSGGPRGPGVRTGLAVMLLGQLVMIAVMTMTPVHLDAHGHGTGATGLVIALHVGAMFLPSPLSGVLVDRLGALPVAAASGAVLGAAGLLAALAPPDSVAALATALVLLGLGWNLGLVSGTAVVTAAVPLERRAATQGLADTGLAVAGCTGGLLSGPVVAAGGFGALALGGALVALTVVPLTRLAARRT; this comes from the coding sequence GTGACGGCCGCCGCCGCGGCCGCCGGTACCGCGGGGGCCGGCCGCCGGCCGCCCGAACTCCCGGAGCAGCGGCGGGTGCTGGCCGTCCTTGCGGTCTCCCAGACGCTCAGCGGCGCGGGGCTGGCGGCGGGGATCACGGTGGGGGCGCTGCTGGCCGGTGAGATGCTCGGGTCGACCGGGCTGGCCGGTGTCCCGAGTGCCCTGTTCACCGGCGGGTCGGTGCTGGGGGCGCTGGCCATCGGCCGGCTGTGCCAGCGCTGGGGCCGCCGGCCCGGGCTGACCGCCGGCTACGCGGCCGGGGCCGTGGGCAGCGTCGGCGTGGTGGTGGCGGTGACGGCCGACCACGTGCCGCTGCTGCTGGTCTCGCTGCTGGTGTACGGCGCGGGGACGGCGACCAATCTGCAGGCCCGGTACGCGGGCGCCGACCTGGCCTCGCCGGAGCGGCGGGGGCGGGCGGTGAGCCTGGTGCTGCTCGCCACCACCCTCGGCGCGGTGGTCGGGCCCAACCTGGTGACCGTCTCCGGGCGGGTCGCCGAGCACGGGGGCGTTCCGCGTCTGGCGGGCCCGTTCCTGCTGGCCGCGCTCGCGTACGGGCTGGCGGCGGTGGTCCTGGGGTCGCTGCTGAGGCCGGACCCGCTGCGGCTCGCCCGCGCCCGGGCGGCGGCCCTCCCCCTGGACGGCCGCCGGGACGGGAGTGCGGCGGGCTTGAGCGGCGGACCCCGGGGGCCGGGGGTGCGGACCGGGCTGGCGGTCATGCTGCTGGGGCAGCTGGTGATGATCGCCGTGATGACGATGACCCCGGTCCACCTGGACGCGCACGGGCACGGCACGGGCGCCACCGGGCTGGTCATCGCGCTGCACGTGGGCGCGATGTTCCTGCCGTCCCCGCTGAGCGGTGTGCTGGTGGACCGGCTGGGCGCCCTGCCGGTGGCCGCCGCCTCCGGGGCCGTCCTGGGCGCGGCCGGCCTGCTCGCGGCGCTGGCTCCACCGGACTCGGTGGCGGCGCTCGCGACGGCGCTGGTCCTGCTGGGCCTGGGATGGAACCTCGGGCTGGTCAGCGGCACCGCCGTCGTCACGGCCGCGGTGCCACTGGAGCGGCGCGCCGCCACCCAGGGCCTGGCCGACACGGGCCTGGCGGTGGCGGGCTGTACGGGCGGGCTGCTGTCCGGCCCGGTGGTCGCGGCGGGCGGGTTCGGTGCGCTGGCCCTGGGCGGCGCCCTGGTGGCGCTGACGGTGGTCCCGCTGACCCGCCTCGCCGCCCGGCGGACCTGA
- a CDS encoding GAF domain-containing sensor histidine kinase, which yields MGGDVGPARLPQLRLDELLEELQARIDHVRGTRDRVHGLLEAVLSVGRELDLTQVLRRIVEAAALLADARYAALGVIGPDGRTLSEFLTVGLSEEEIARIGPYPSGKGILGELIRSPETLRLADLAAHPASYGCPAHHPVMRTFLGVPVRVRDEVFGNLYLTDKRGGEEFDAEDESLIAALAVAAGVAIDNARLYEEAQRQQRWLRASGEITRSLLSGAPRQEVLGLIAERAAEITGSVLADLTVPDPDGASLTVELAAGGDSGARLGLTVPVAGTLSGAAFLAGSPVTSPDLPRDGRFTAGPSRFGGLGPAVAVPMGTAAGRVQGVLLLARAAGRPPFGAEEIGALLGFADQAALALELADRRRDAEQLSLFEDRDRIARDLHDLAIQRLFATGMTLQAAARIIQPPGASEKVVRAVQDLDDTIKLIRSTIFGLRARDADGDQGLRARAARTVGEARPALGFAPQLTLEGLLDTDVPVPVADHAVAVLGEALSNAARHARATRVEVDLRTSGDEVVLTVTDNGRGMPAGGRRSGLRNLRERAEQLGGAFALEVPAGGGTRLRWSAPLAAPVAASG from the coding sequence GTGGGCGGGGACGTGGGGCCCGCGCGGCTCCCGCAGCTGCGGCTGGACGAGCTCCTGGAGGAGCTGCAGGCCCGGATCGACCACGTCCGCGGCACCCGGGACCGCGTGCACGGCCTACTGGAGGCGGTGCTGTCGGTCGGTCGGGAGCTCGACCTCACCCAGGTGCTGCGCCGCATCGTGGAGGCCGCCGCGCTGCTGGCCGACGCCCGCTACGCCGCGCTCGGGGTGATCGGTCCGGACGGGAGGACCCTGTCCGAGTTCCTCACCGTGGGCCTGTCGGAGGAGGAGATCGCCCGGATCGGCCCGTACCCGAGCGGCAAGGGCATCCTCGGCGAGCTGATCCGCAGTCCCGAGACGCTGCGGCTGGCCGACCTGGCCGCGCACCCCGCCTCCTACGGCTGTCCGGCCCACCACCCGGTCATGCGGACCTTCCTGGGCGTCCCGGTCCGGGTGCGGGACGAGGTGTTCGGCAACCTGTACCTGACCGACAAGCGCGGCGGCGAGGAGTTCGACGCCGAGGACGAGTCGCTGATCGCCGCGCTGGCGGTGGCCGCCGGTGTCGCCATCGACAACGCCCGGCTGTACGAGGAGGCGCAGCGTCAGCAGCGCTGGCTGCGGGCGAGCGGGGAGATCACCCGCAGTCTGCTGTCGGGCGCGCCCCGCCAGGAGGTGCTGGGGCTGATCGCGGAGCGGGCCGCCGAGATCACCGGGTCGGTGCTGGCGGACCTGACCGTCCCGGACCCGGACGGCGCGTCGCTGACGGTGGAGCTGGCGGCCGGCGGGGATTCGGGGGCGCGGCTGGGGCTCACGGTGCCGGTGGCGGGGACGCTGTCGGGTGCCGCGTTCCTGGCGGGTTCGCCGGTGACCAGCCCGGACCTGCCCAGGGACGGCCGGTTCACGGCGGGGCCGAGCCGGTTCGGGGGGCTGGGGCCGGCGGTCGCGGTCCCGATGGGCACCGCGGCGGGGCGGGTACAGGGCGTGCTGCTGCTGGCCCGGGCGGCCGGGCGGCCGCCGTTCGGGGCCGAGGAGATCGGTGCGCTGCTGGGCTTCGCCGACCAGGCGGCGCTGGCCCTGGAGCTGGCCGACCGCCGGCGGGACGCCGAGCAGCTGTCGCTGTTCGAGGACCGTGACCGGATCGCCCGCGATCTGCACGATCTGGCGATCCAGCGCCTGTTCGCCACCGGGATGACGCTGCAGGCCGCGGCCCGGATCATCCAGCCGCCGGGCGCCTCGGAGAAGGTCGTGCGGGCGGTGCAGGACCTGGACGACACCATCAAGCTCATCCGGTCGACGATCTTCGGCCTGCGGGCCCGGGACGCCGACGGCGACCAGGGGTTGCGGGCCCGTGCCGCGCGGACGGTCGGCGAGGCCCGGCCGGCGCTCGGGTTCGCTCCGCAGCTGACCCTGGAGGGCCTGCTGGACACGGACGTGCCCGTGCCGGTGGCCGACCACGCGGTGGCGGTCCTCGGTGAGGCGCTGAGCAACGCGGCCCGGCACGCCCGCGCCACCCGGGTGGAGGTGGACCTGCGCACGTCCGGCGACGAGGTGGTGCTCACGGTGACCGACAACGGCCGGGGCATGCCGGCGGGTGGGCGGCGCAGCGGCCTGCGGAACCTGCGGGAGCGGGCGGAGCAGCTCGGCGGCGCCTTCGCGCTGGAGGTGCCGGCGGGCGGTGGGACCAGGCTGCGCTGGTCGGCCCCGCTCGCGGCGCCGGTGGCGGCCTCCGGCTGA